One genomic segment of Spirochaeta cellobiosiphila DSM 17781 includes these proteins:
- a CDS encoding ABC transporter ATP-binding protein: MKNQNNYAIKLISTHWLKFFLSYIFFLFKHSPVWLMPLYVSYLINTIVDKGSSGLITILWPSIGIGILLVLNILFNVLHIKIFSEASRKIEKDLRSHLIRKLQELSMGYYLKTKSGKLTAKFLRDVETIEMALKQGTMSLLPAITSFIYIFGVTTYKQPKVTLFFIASLPIMALIRFIYSKRMERTNTRYRKDMENLSAKVNESIEMLPVARAHALEDTEIENIEVFFDKINTSGLRLDVLNAAFGASTWVVLQLFSLLALVFTVYMASQGLIPVGDIVLYQGFFTMMSNSVGAVFNILPNLYKGRESFHSIVEVLNAPDIEYNMGKKAFQSVEGHFYLKDVTFTYNESDGDQREKHLDISILDIPSGQSVGIVGPSGSGKTTFINLLIGFVRPQKGEIFLDEQSYALHDMRSMRKNCAFVSQTPILFSGSIKANISYGDIQSDTESVITALKAANAWDFVKELPQGIDTILGEHGANLSGGQRQRLVLARAFYRDPQILFFDEATSALDTASEVLVQKAMDKLIENRTTFVIAHRLSTILHMDRILVMEKGHIIQDGSPDELLKQEGMFKELSKNQLKTGTFG; encoded by the coding sequence ATGAAAAATCAAAACAATTACGCGATTAAATTAATATCTACACATTGGCTTAAGTTTTTTTTATCTTACATTTTTTTCTTATTCAAACATTCCCCTGTTTGGTTGATGCCACTTTATGTCTCTTATTTGATTAACACCATTGTTGACAAAGGAAGCAGTGGACTAATAACAATTCTATGGCCCAGTATTGGAATCGGAATATTACTTGTACTTAATATTCTATTCAATGTTCTCCATATTAAAATTTTTTCTGAAGCTTCACGTAAAATAGAAAAGGATCTAAGAAGTCATCTCATACGTAAACTTCAGGAATTAAGTATGGGATATTATTTAAAAACAAAATCGGGAAAGCTGACAGCTAAATTTCTAAGAGATGTGGAGACCATAGAAATGGCATTAAAGCAAGGAACAATGAGTCTATTGCCTGCTATAACTTCTTTCATCTATATTTTTGGAGTTACAACCTATAAACAACCTAAGGTGACTCTTTTTTTCATTGCCTCTTTACCCATAATGGCCCTAATACGTTTTATTTATTCAAAGCGAATGGAACGAACAAATACCAGGTATCGTAAAGATATGGAAAATTTGTCAGCCAAAGTTAATGAATCCATTGAAATGCTTCCTGTAGCAAGAGCCCATGCCCTTGAAGATACGGAAATAGAAAATATCGAAGTCTTTTTTGATAAAATCAATACTTCAGGTTTACGTTTGGATGTTCTCAATGCAGCCTTTGGAGCTTCAACATGGGTAGTGTTACAATTATTTAGTCTCCTGGCCTTAGTGTTTACAGTATATATGGCATCCCAAGGATTGATACCTGTGGGAGATATTGTCCTATATCAAGGTTTTTTCACAATGATGTCTAACTCAGTGGGAGCCGTATTTAATATACTCCCTAATCTTTACAAAGGACGGGAGTCTTTCCATTCTATTGTTGAAGTATTAAATGCTCCTGATATTGAATACAATATGGGAAAAAAAGCATTTCAATCTGTTGAAGGTCATTTTTATCTTAAAGATGTCACCTTTACCTATAATGAATCAGATGGGGACCAAAGGGAAAAGCATCTGGATATTTCCATATTGGATATTCCTTCTGGTCAATCTGTCGGTATAGTGGGCCCTTCTGGTAGTGGCAAGACAACCTTTATTAATCTATTAATAGGTTTTGTGAGACCTCAAAAGGGTGAGATTTTCCTTGATGAACAATCATATGCCCTTCATGATATGCGTAGTATGAGAAAAAATTGCGCCTTTGTCAGTCAAACTCCCATACTGTTTTCCGGATCTATTAAAGCTAATATCAGTTATGGAGATATTCAAAGTGATACTGAGTCTGTTATTACAGCCCTCAAGGCAGCTAATGCATGGGACTTTGTTAAAGAGCTACCTCAAGGAATAGATACGATACTCGGAGAACATGGAGCCAATCTATCAGGAGGACAGCGCCAACGCCTGGTATTAGCCAGAGCTTTTTACAGAGATCCCCAAATTCTTTTCTTCGATGAAGCTACATCTGCCTTAGATACCGCCTCAGAAGTATTAGTTCAAAAAGCTATGGATAAGCTTATTGAAAACAGAACAACCTTTGTTATAGCCCATAGACTATCAACTATATTACATATGGATCGTATATTAGTTATGGAAAAAGGTCATATCATACAAGATGGGAGTCCTGATGAACTGCTTAAGCAAGAAGGAATGTTTAAAGAATTGAGCAAGAATCAACTTAAGACGGGAACTTTTGGTTAA
- the kduI gene encoding 5-dehydro-4-deoxy-D-glucuronate isomerase produces the protein MDIRHPVHPEHGKKMDTTELKRHFQVENIFGEDKVNLTYSHIDRIVFGGVIPKKGKVDFPKEVSKEIAQDYFLAAREMGVINLGGKGTITADGVDYELENLNGLYLPRGTKEISFASADASAPAKYYIASSPAHKEYPVKKITLEDASPSPLGDSEKCNKRTIYKYLHPNVLETCQLSMGFTRMEPGSVWNTYPSHTHERRMEVYLYTEMDPDTLVFHMHGEPSETRHIIMRNDQAVISPSWSIHTGVGTGPYSFIWAMCGENKVFDDMDWVAAEDMA, from the coding sequence ATGGATATAAGACATCCTGTTCATCCCGAACATGGTAAAAAAATGGACACTACTGAATTGAAAAGACATTTTCAAGTAGAAAATATCTTTGGTGAGGATAAGGTTAACTTAACCTATAGTCACATCGACCGAATTGTATTTGGTGGTGTTATTCCTAAGAAAGGAAAGGTAGATTTTCCTAAAGAAGTGTCAAAAGAAATCGCACAGGACTACTTTTTGGCAGCTCGAGAAATGGGTGTAATCAACTTAGGTGGTAAAGGTACTATCACTGCTGATGGTGTTGATTATGAGTTAGAAAACCTTAATGGTTTGTATCTTCCAAGAGGAACTAAGGAAATTTCCTTTGCCAGTGCTGATGCTTCAGCTCCTGCAAAATATTATATTGCGTCATCACCAGCGCATAAAGAATATCCTGTGAAGAAGATCACTCTTGAAGATGCTTCTCCTTCTCCTTTAGGTGACAGTGAGAAATGTAATAAGAGAACTATCTACAAATATCTTCACCCTAATGTTCTTGAAACATGTCAATTGTCCATGGGATTCACAAGAATGGAGCCGGGAAGTGTTTGGAATACCTATCCTTCCCACACTCATGAAAGACGAATGGAAGTTTATCTCTATACGGAAATGGACCCTGATACATTGGTTTTCCATATGCATGGCGAACCTTCTGAGACTAGACACATTATCATGAGAAATGACCAAGCTGTTATTTCTCCTTCATGGTCTATTCACACAGGTGTTGGAACAGGTCCTTATAGCTTTATCTGGGCTATGTGTGGAGAAAACAAAGTTTTCGATGACATGGATTGGGTAGCTGCTGAAGATATGGCTTAA
- a CDS encoding UxaA family hydrolase — protein sequence MNLCHKIHELDNVAVALQDLTAGTEISIGDQSFALKTDVPMGHKFALVDIEDGGQIIKYGTSIGSTKTEVPQGTHLHTHNVKTNLSDVLEYSYEPAEPALPVSPAEHNSFMGYRRANGKVGIRNEIWIINTVGCVNKTAEMLAREATATADGRHDGVYTFSHPYGCSQMGGDQLKTQQVLAGLARHPNAGGVLVLGLGCENNHIAEFKKVLGEYDPKRIRFLSTQDVSDEIEAGHEIIEELAEILKEDKRTECPVSDLVIGLKCGGSDGFSGITANPLIGRVADKIVATGGTAILTEVPEMFGAEHFLMSRAKDESVFKKTVDLVNNFKLYFQRYDQVVYENPSPGNKAGGITTLEDKSCGCIQKGGTSPVVDVLDYTESPKLKGLNLLNGPGNDGVSVTNMIAAGAQIVLFSTGRGNPLGGPAPTLKIATNTPLAEKKPRWIDFNAGRLLEGNPEEQVTNELYELILEVANGKKAKNEISGYKEIAIFKDGVTL from the coding sequence ATGAATTTATGTCATAAGATCCACGAATTGGATAACGTTGCTGTCGCTTTACAAGATTTAACTGCTGGTACAGAAATTTCTATAGGTGATCAAAGTTTTGCTTTGAAGACTGATGTTCCTATGGGACACAAGTTTGCCCTCGTTGATATTGAAGACGGTGGACAGATAATTAAGTACGGTACTTCCATTGGATCTACAAAGACAGAGGTACCTCAGGGCACTCATTTACATACCCATAATGTAAAGACCAACTTAAGTGATGTTCTGGAATATTCCTACGAACCAGCAGAGCCGGCTCTTCCTGTCAGTCCTGCAGAGCATAATAGTTTTATGGGATATCGTCGGGCCAATGGCAAGGTTGGTATTAGAAACGAAATATGGATTATCAACACTGTAGGTTGTGTTAATAAAACTGCTGAAATGCTTGCTAGAGAAGCAACCGCTACCGCTGATGGTAGACATGATGGGGTCTATACTTTTAGTCATCCCTATGGCTGTTCTCAAATGGGTGGGGATCAACTTAAAACTCAACAAGTCCTTGCTGGTCTGGCAAGACACCCCAATGCAGGTGGTGTTCTGGTTCTTGGATTAGGTTGTGAAAACAATCACATAGCTGAGTTCAAAAAGGTTCTTGGTGAGTACGATCCTAAACGAATACGTTTCTTATCTACACAAGATGTCTCTGACGAAATTGAAGCTGGTCATGAAATCATTGAGGAACTTGCTGAAATTCTTAAGGAAGATAAGAGAACAGAATGTCCTGTTTCTGATCTAGTGATAGGTCTTAAATGCGGTGGTTCTGATGGATTCTCAGGTATCACAGCTAATCCCTTAATCGGTCGAGTAGCAGATAAAATTGTTGCCACTGGTGGAACAGCCATACTAACAGAGGTTCCTGAGATGTTTGGAGCTGAACATTTCCTTATGAGCCGAGCTAAGGATGAATCTGTCTTTAAAAAGACGGTAGATTTAGTTAATAACTTTAAGTTGTATTTTCAACGATACGATCAGGTTGTCTATGAAAACCCTTCCCCAGGTAATAAGGCCGGCGGGATTACAACATTAGAAGATAAATCTTGCGGCTGTATTCAGAAAGGGGGAACTTCCCCTGTTGTTGACGTTCTTGATTACACAGAATCACCTAAGCTTAAAGGTTTGAACCTATTAAATGGGCCTGGTAATGATGGTGTTTCTGTTACTAACATGATTGCCGCTGGAGCTCAGATCGTGCTCTTCTCTACTGGTCGAGGAAATCCTTTGGGAGGACCCGCTCCTACGCTGAAGATTGCCACAAATACTCCTTTAGCTGAGAAGAAACCACGTTGGATTGACTTTAACGCAGGACGCTTGCTGGAAGGTAATCCTGAAGAACAGGTAACTAACGAACTGTATGAACTCATTCTGGAAGTTGCCAATGGCAAAAAAGCTAAGAATGAGATCAGTGGATACAAAGAAATTGCTATTTTTAAGGATGGTGTTACTCTATGA
- the uxaC gene encoding glucuronate isomerase: MSHNSNFLTEDFLLHSEAAKKLFHEYAEDMPIFDYHCHLNPKDLAENRQYNNLYEIWLEGDHYKWRAMRTSGISEEYITGNKSPREKFQKWAETVPKTIGNPLYHWTHLELRRPFGITDLHLNADTAEDVWTRTEKLLAQPEFSSWGILKKMNVKMVGTTDDPIDDLKYHEQLNSNKDAEFKMYPTFRPDKAMGVHSVEGFNEYLDTLGSVCNTTIDSWKSLLSALADRHQYFHDRGCRVTDHALDKVFYIEATDSELEAIFTKIRSGKALSEQEQGAYITAFMLEMGRLNSSKGWVMQIHIGALRNNNSRMVRTLGADTGFDSIQDGMVAPPLAKLLDSLDTSDQLPKTILYTLNPANNEIFATMLGNFQGAGVKGKLQFGSGWWFNDQKTGMQDQMTSLANLGLLSAFVGMVTDSRSLLSYPRHEYFRRVLCNLIGGWVDAGEAPADYELLGNMVKDICFRNCIDYFPVEL; the protein is encoded by the coding sequence ATGAGCCACAACTCAAACTTTCTTACTGAAGATTTTCTTCTTCATTCAGAAGCTGCTAAGAAATTATTTCACGAATATGCTGAAGATATGCCTATCTTTGACTATCATTGTCACTTAAATCCCAAAGATCTGGCAGAAAACAGACAATACAATAATCTATATGAAATCTGGTTGGAAGGGGACCACTATAAGTGGCGAGCCATGAGAACTTCCGGTATTTCTGAAGAATATATTACAGGCAATAAGAGCCCCCGCGAGAAATTCCAAAAATGGGCCGAAACGGTTCCCAAAACTATTGGAAATCCCCTTTATCATTGGACTCATTTAGAATTAAGAAGACCTTTTGGTATAACCGATTTGCATCTTAATGCGGATACAGCAGAGGATGTATGGACAAGAACAGAGAAGCTTCTGGCTCAACCTGAGTTTTCCAGCTGGGGTATTTTGAAGAAAATGAATGTTAAGATGGTAGGGACAACAGATGATCCTATTGATGATTTGAAGTACCACGAACAGCTTAACAGTAATAAGGATGCTGAGTTCAAGATGTATCCTACTTTTAGACCTGATAAAGCTATGGGTGTTCATAGTGTAGAAGGGTTTAACGAATACCTTGATACGTTGGGATCCGTATGTAACACCACAATTGATTCCTGGAAATCTCTCTTATCAGCACTAGCCGATAGGCATCAGTATTTTCATGATAGAGGTTGTCGTGTTACTGACCATGCTCTGGATAAAGTATTTTATATTGAAGCGACGGATAGTGAATTAGAAGCTATTTTTACCAAAATCCGATCAGGCAAAGCTCTTAGTGAACAAGAACAGGGGGCCTATATTACTGCCTTTATGTTAGAAATGGGGCGCTTAAATTCTTCAAAAGGTTGGGTTATGCAGATCCATATTGGAGCTTTGCGTAATAATAATAGCAGAATGGTCAGAACCTTAGGTGCCGATACAGGATTTGATTCTATTCAAGACGGTATGGTAGCTCCTCCTCTGGCTAAGTTATTAGATAGCCTGGATACTTCAGATCAACTTCCTAAGACTATTCTGTATACACTTAATCCTGCAAATAACGAAATTTTTGCAACCATGCTTGGTAACTTTCAGGGAGCAGGTGTGAAAGGAAAGTTACAGTTTGGATCTGGTTGGTGGTTTAATGATCAGAAAACAGGTATGCAGGATCAAATGACTAGCTTAGCGAACTTAGGCCTTCTCTCTGCCTTTGTCGGTATGGTTACTGATTCAAGAAGCTTGTTAAGTTATCCACGACATGAATACTTTAGAAGAGTGTTGTGTAATCTAATAGGAGGCTGGGTTGATGCTGGTGAAGCCCCTGCAGACTATGAACTATTAGGTAATATGGTGAAGGATATTTGTTTCCGTAACTGTATAGATTACTTTCCTGTTGAATTGTAA
- the kduD gene encoding 2-dehydro-3-deoxy-D-gluconate 5-dehydrogenase KduD translates to MLDRFSLKGKVVLITGASRGLGQGMAVGLAKAGADIFALGVSAMTETKELVEKEGRRFDSAKADLVHCSVEDLASYVKAAVDHMGHVDVLVNNAGIIRREDSIQFTEKDWDEVMDINIKKVFFLSQAFVNQLLKQGKGGKIINIASMLSFQGGIRVPSYTASKSGIRGLTMSMANEWASHGINVNAIAPGYMATDNTKDLRNNPERSAQILDRIPAGRWGTPEDLAGTCVFLAGDNSNYINGYTIAVDGGWLAR, encoded by the coding sequence ATGTTAGATCGTTTTAGTTTAAAAGGTAAGGTAGTTCTTATTACAGGAGCCTCCCGGGGCTTGGGACAGGGTATGGCTGTTGGTTTGGCTAAAGCTGGTGCTGATATCTTTGCTTTGGGTGTTAGTGCTATGACGGAAACTAAGGAACTTGTTGAAAAAGAGGGGCGTCGATTTGACTCTGCAAAAGCCGATCTTGTTCATTGTTCTGTTGAAGACCTAGCCTCTTATGTAAAAGCTGCTGTTGATCATATGGGACATGTTGATGTTCTTGTTAATAACGCAGGTATCATTAGACGAGAAGATTCTATTCAGTTTACGGAAAAAGATTGGGATGAGGTAATGGATATTAATATCAAGAAGGTCTTTTTCCTTAGTCAAGCTTTTGTTAATCAATTATTAAAACAAGGGAAGGGGGGGAAGATTATTAATATTGCTTCCATGCTTTCCTTTCAAGGGGGAATTCGTGTTCCTTCCTATACGGCATCAAAGTCAGGCATTCGGGGACTTACTATGTCAATGGCTAATGAATGGGCAAGTCATGGTATCAATGTTAATGCCATTGCTCCTGGCTATATGGCGACAGACAATACTAAGGATCTACGTAATAATCCTGAAAGAAGTGCGCAAATATTAGACAGAATTCCAGCAGGGCGATGGGGGACTCCTGAAGATTTGGCTGGAACCTGTGTCTTCCTGGCAGGTGACAATTCTAATTACATTAATGGTTATACTATTGCCGTGGATGGTGGTTGGTTAGCGCGTTAA
- a CDS encoding LacI family DNA-binding transcriptional regulator, translated as MTIYEIARKAGVSVATVSRVINNNKNVRQSTREKILKVIEEEEYFPNSLAQGLSSSSTRDIGILLIDVRQLYFSEVVHSIEQEISQQGYSSILCNTGGSLDDQRNYLALLMQKQVSAIILVGSVFNYEKLQKSIEEIASRIPVIIINESLQGENIYSVSCDESHGVQEAIKYLHELGHRKFIYIKEADTYSARRKLRGFIKGMERFDIPNESYKVIQSSGGVEGGRVAGEVIVGSESPYTAIITEEDITAVGVIQTLETRGFTIPEDYSVIGFNNSLYTECSTPRISSIDSQMTPLGLNAARLCMDILQKRPVSAKNVILPELVLKESTGPAISSLAINQKFPS; from the coding sequence ATGACCATATATGAAATTGCTCGAAAGGCAGGCGTCTCTGTTGCGACTGTCTCTCGGGTTATTAATAATAATAAAAATGTTCGGCAGTCTACTCGAGAGAAAATTCTTAAAGTCATTGAGGAAGAAGAATATTTTCCTAATAGTTTGGCTCAAGGCTTATCAAGTTCTAGTACTCGGGATATCGGGATTCTCTTAATTGATGTGCGACAGTTATATTTCTCAGAAGTTGTGCATTCCATAGAACAGGAAATTAGTCAGCAAGGATATAGTTCCATTCTTTGTAATACTGGTGGCAGCTTAGATGACCAGAGGAATTATTTAGCGCTCCTAATGCAGAAGCAGGTTAGTGCTATTATCCTTGTAGGGTCAGTCTTTAATTATGAGAAGTTACAGAAATCCATCGAAGAGATTGCTAGTAGAATTCCTGTTATAATAATTAATGAGAGCTTACAAGGGGAGAATATATATTCAGTAAGTTGTGATGAATCCCATGGTGTTCAAGAAGCTATTAAATATCTGCATGAACTGGGTCATCGTAAATTCATCTATATAAAAGAGGCAGATACTTATTCCGCCAGGAGAAAATTACGGGGATTTATAAAGGGGATGGAAAGGTTTGATATTCCTAATGAGTCTTACAAAGTTATTCAATCTTCCGGAGGTGTTGAAGGTGGCCGAGTTGCGGGTGAAGTTATAGTTGGTAGTGAATCGCCTTATACGGCTATTATTACAGAAGAGGATATAACCGCGGTAGGTGTTATACAAACTTTGGAGACAAGAGGATTTACTATTCCAGAGGATTATTCTGTCATTGGTTTTAACAACTCTCTGTATACAGAATGTAGTACTCCTAGGATTAGTTCTATTGATAGTCAGATGACACCATTAGGGTTAAATGCCGCTAGGCTTTGTATGGATATCCTCCAAAAAAGACCTGTATCTGCTAAAAATGTCATCTTACCCGAATTAGTGTTAAAAGAGAGCACAGGACCAGCAATATCTTCTTTAGCTATTAACCAAAAGTTCCCGTCTTAA
- a CDS encoding sugar phosphate isomerase/epimerase family protein, which produces MLNLGMRAHDLGKMTIESLAQELQKRNIPHIHMALAKVLTDYDKDNHKLSPGFARHIEAVLRAHGAHISILGCYINPVHPDPVKLEESLLYFEDHIRHARDMGASIVGTETGSVNADNSYHPLTDTEETFQKFIKSLKRLVNVAENYGVHVAIEGVAMKNTIDTHQKMVRVFDIIDSPNLGVIYDPVNFIPDDRCADHENHIAEAFQLFGDKILAIHAKDFVVENNKKVGDLPAGQGLMNYPFFLKILKEKYPHIHVSLENNTLDTLPGAWKHVSDCYSNLK; this is translated from the coding sequence ATGTTAAATCTTGGAATGCGGGCTCATGATTTGGGTAAGATGACAATAGAATCTTTAGCCCAGGAGCTGCAGAAAAGAAACATTCCCCATATTCATATGGCATTAGCCAAAGTTTTGACAGATTATGATAAGGATAATCATAAATTGTCCCCTGGTTTTGCTCGCCATATAGAAGCCGTACTAAGAGCTCATGGTGCGCATATATCCATACTTGGGTGTTACATAAATCCTGTCCATCCTGATCCTGTAAAATTAGAAGAGAGTCTTTTATATTTTGAAGACCATATTAGGCATGCTAGAGATATGGGGGCTTCTATTGTTGGGACAGAAACAGGTTCCGTTAATGCTGATAATAGTTATCATCCTTTGACAGATACAGAAGAGACTTTTCAGAAATTCATTAAGAGCCTAAAGCGTCTCGTTAATGTTGCAGAAAATTATGGTGTTCATGTAGCTATTGAGGGTGTAGCCATGAAGAACACCATTGATACTCATCAAAAGATGGTTAGAGTTTTTGATATCATAGATTCACCTAACTTGGGCGTTATTTATGATCCTGTTAACTTTATTCCAGACGATCGATGTGCTGATCATGAAAATCATATTGCTGAAGCCTTTCAGTTGTTTGGTGATAAAATTCTAGCCATTCATGCCAAAGATTTTGTTGTAGAGAATAATAAGAAAGTGGGAGATCTACCAGCTGGACAGGGATTGATGAATTATCCTTTCTTTTTAAAGATTCTTAAGGAAAAGTATCCCCATATACATGTATCTCTAGAAAATAATACTCTTGATACTTTGCCTGGGGCATGGAAACATGTTTCTGATTGCTATAGCAATCTTAAATAG
- a CDS encoding tagaturonate reductase has translation MSQQNVDLLPVRDWAANNQKKPANPVKILQFGEGNFLRAFVDWMIDILNEKSDFNGSVRIVQPLDRGMVSMLNDQDGLYTVVRRGLSKGQIVQDNRLITSIEKGINPYTEYDEFLASATLEELRFIVSNTTEAGIRYEASDKLEDKPASSFPGKVTQLLWARFNHFKGDKNKGINFIPCELIDKNGDNLKAIVLRLAKEWNLTSEFINWVEDCNVFTNTLVDRIVPGYPANEIDELCHKFGYKDNLAVSCEDFHLWVIEGGEAFQKELPLTEVGLNVVWTDDLPSYRTRKVRILNGIHTMTCAAAYQYGIETVKESFDDDVVSKFISLGLEKDILPTLADLKEDPAPYAQDVLERFANPFIQHAWLSISLNTVSKFKTRVLPSLLGILEGENKVPEVLAFALASIVAFYEAEKVDSQYFGEGINGRYEIKDTPANIDYIMECWKAFDGDPETMDLVVEKVLKNEDFWGQDLSRFSNLSKSVSLYLFQIKTRGMKKAMADLVSALQ, from the coding sequence ATGAGTCAACAGAATGTTGATTTGTTGCCTGTTAGAGATTGGGCAGCCAACAATCAAAAAAAACCGGCTAATCCGGTTAAAATTCTTCAATTTGGTGAAGGTAACTTCTTACGAGCTTTTGTCGATTGGATGATCGATATTTTAAATGAAAAGAGTGATTTTAACGGAAGTGTTCGTATTGTACAGCCACTGGATCGTGGTATGGTATCAATGCTTAATGATCAAGACGGTTTATACACTGTTGTTCGTCGTGGTTTATCTAAAGGCCAGATTGTCCAAGATAATAGATTAATTACCTCAATAGAAAAGGGAATCAATCCTTATACTGAATATGATGAGTTTCTGGCTTCTGCTACGTTAGAAGAACTTCGTTTTATTGTTTCTAACACTACAGAAGCCGGTATTCGATACGAAGCTTCTGATAAGTTAGAAGATAAACCCGCATCATCATTTCCAGGTAAAGTAACACAATTATTGTGGGCGAGATTTAATCACTTTAAGGGTGATAAAAATAAGGGAATTAACTTCATTCCTTGCGAACTTATTGATAAAAATGGTGATAATCTTAAGGCTATCGTTCTTCGCTTAGCTAAAGAATGGAATTTAACATCTGAATTTATTAATTGGGTAGAAGACTGTAATGTTTTCACTAATACTCTCGTAGATAGAATTGTTCCTGGTTACCCTGCTAATGAGATAGACGAATTATGTCATAAGTTTGGATACAAAGATAACTTAGCTGTATCCTGTGAAGATTTTCATTTATGGGTAATTGAAGGTGGTGAAGCTTTTCAAAAAGAACTTCCTCTGACAGAAGTAGGATTAAATGTTGTATGGACAGATGATTTACCTTCTTATCGAACAAGAAAAGTTCGTATCCTAAATGGTATCCACACTATGACTTGTGCTGCCGCTTATCAATATGGTATTGAAACAGTAAAAGAAAGTTTTGATGATGACGTTGTCTCTAAATTCATATCTCTTGGATTAGAAAAAGATATATTACCAACTCTTGCTGATCTTAAAGAAGATCCCGCTCCTTATGCTCAGGATGTACTTGAAAGGTTTGCTAATCCCTTTATTCAACATGCTTGGTTAAGCATATCCCTTAATACCGTATCTAAGTTTAAAACAAGGGTTCTCCCTAGTCTGCTTGGTATCCTGGAAGGGGAGAATAAGGTTCCTGAAGTATTGGCTTTTGCCCTTGCTTCAATAGTGGCATTCTACGAGGCAGAAAAAGTAGATTCTCAGTATTTCGGAGAAGGTATTAATGGCCGTTATGAGATTAAAGATACTCCAGCGAATATCGATTATATTATGGAGTGTTGGAAAGCATTCGACGGTGATCCAGAAACTATGGACCTTGTAGTCGAGAAAGTTCTTAAGAATGAAGATTTTTGGGGACAAGATCTATCTCGATTCTCTAACCTAAGTAAGAGTGTAAGCCTTTATCTTTTCCAAATAAAAACAAGAGGAATGAAGAAGGCTATGGCCGATTTGGTTTCAGCCTTACAATAA